The following are encoded together in the Kribbella voronezhensis genome:
- a CDS encoding alpha/beta hydrolase, translated as MSSPEAIVLPGGQFGPHSPLPMYAACAAEQRGATIRPISWSDPDRPLTLTPDERGPWVLDQLARAVPDVPAGALLIAKSLGTHAASVAAERSLPAVWLTPVLTSSFVVDALRRASAPFLLVGGTADQLWDSTLARELTPYVLEVEGADHGMFVPGRLAASAAVLGQTATAVEDFLDEVVWP; from the coding sequence ATGAGTTCACCCGAGGCGATCGTCCTTCCCGGCGGCCAGTTCGGACCGCACAGTCCGCTGCCCATGTACGCCGCCTGTGCCGCCGAGCAGCGAGGCGCCACGATCCGGCCGATCTCGTGGAGCGACCCCGACCGCCCACTCACGCTGACACCGGACGAACGAGGGCCGTGGGTCCTCGACCAGCTCGCGCGAGCGGTTCCCGACGTACCGGCCGGCGCGTTGCTGATCGCGAAGTCGCTGGGGACGCATGCGGCGAGCGTCGCGGCTGAGCGGAGCCTGCCGGCTGTGTGGTTGACACCGGTGTTGACCAGTTCGTTCGTGGTCGACGCGCTGCGGCGAGCGAGCGCGCCGTTCCTGCTGGTCGGCGGTACTGCGGACCAGTTGTGGGACTCCACGCTCGCCCGGGAACTCACGCCGTACGTGCTGGAGGTCGAGGGGGCCGACCACGGGATGTTCGTCCCCGGCCGGCTCGCCGCGTCCGCCGCGGTACTCGGGCAGACGGCGACAGCCGTCGAGGACTTCCTGGACGAGGTGGTCTGGCCTTAG
- the ngcE gene encoding N-acetylglucosamine/diacetylchitobiose ABC transporter substrate-binding protein, whose translation MTTPNMSRRLFLQRAAVGTLMATGGSTLLAACASSGSNDNGSSGGGADKTADNPFGMADKATVDAVIFNGGYGYDYVSFAADIAQKKFAGSTFKVAPSTQIAQQLQPRFVGGNPPDLIDNSGANQIGFNTILDQLATLDDVFEANNYEGTKIADTLYPGAKNPGTFDGKFVAMNYVLTLYGLWYSDSLFKENGWEPPKTYDALLELGAKAKAKGKYLFVWGKEAATYYHTLAVDSAIKEGGDEVRLALENLKDKCWSLPQIQGVFKAMETMVKNGYFVPGGAGTQFTAAQAKWSNDQQAILYPSGSWIENEMKKATKAGFNMKGIPEPTLTDSPKLPYESLRSAAGEPFIVPAKGKNVAGGKELLRAMLSKEAATNFAKTRLAPTIVKGLVPADGFGSTALQSQTAMLDAAGTNIFDYQVFGLYGMNTDQLVVWNSFLSGQSDAAGLTKGLQQITDKVRNDSSVKKIPVNK comes from the coding sequence ATGACCACTCCCAACATGTCGCGGCGCCTGTTCCTGCAGCGCGCAGCGGTCGGCACCTTGATGGCGACCGGCGGCAGCACGCTGCTCGCTGCCTGTGCCAGCAGCGGCAGCAACGACAACGGTTCCTCCGGTGGCGGCGCCGACAAGACGGCGGACAACCCGTTCGGCATGGCGGACAAGGCGACCGTCGACGCGGTGATCTTCAACGGCGGCTACGGCTACGACTACGTGTCGTTCGCGGCTGACATCGCCCAGAAGAAGTTCGCGGGTTCGACGTTCAAGGTCGCCCCGTCGACCCAGATCGCCCAGCAGCTGCAGCCGCGCTTCGTCGGCGGCAACCCGCCGGACCTGATCGACAACTCCGGCGCGAACCAGATCGGCTTCAACACGATCCTGGACCAGCTGGCGACGCTGGACGACGTCTTCGAGGCCAACAACTACGAGGGCACGAAGATCGCCGACACCCTGTACCCGGGCGCCAAGAACCCGGGCACGTTCGACGGCAAGTTCGTCGCGATGAACTACGTGCTCACGCTCTACGGCCTGTGGTACTCCGACAGCCTGTTCAAGGAGAACGGCTGGGAGCCGCCGAAGACCTACGACGCGCTGCTCGAGCTCGGCGCCAAGGCCAAGGCGAAGGGCAAGTACCTGTTCGTCTGGGGCAAGGAAGCCGCGACCTACTACCACACCCTGGCCGTCGACTCCGCGATCAAGGAGGGTGGCGACGAGGTCCGGCTGGCGCTGGAGAACCTCAAGGACAAGTGCTGGTCGCTGCCGCAGATCCAGGGTGTCTTCAAGGCCATGGAGACCATGGTCAAGAACGGCTACTTCGTCCCCGGTGGTGCCGGTACGCAGTTCACCGCCGCCCAGGCGAAGTGGAGCAACGACCAGCAGGCCATCCTCTACCCGTCGGGCTCGTGGATCGAGAACGAGATGAAGAAGGCCACCAAGGCCGGCTTCAACATGAAGGGCATCCCGGAGCCGACCCTGACCGACAGCCCGAAGCTGCCGTACGAGTCGCTGCGCAGCGCGGCCGGTGAGCCGTTCATCGTCCCGGCCAAGGGCAAGAACGTTGCCGGCGGCAAGGAGCTGCTGCGGGCCATGCTGTCCAAGGAGGCGGCGACCAACTTCGCCAAGACGCGGCTCGCGCCGACCATCGTCAAGGGCCTGGTGCCCGCCGACGGCTTCGGTTCGACCGCGCTGCAGTCGCAGACCGCGATGCTGGACGCGGCCGGGACGAACATCTTCGACTACCAGGTCTTCGGCCTGTACGGCATGAACACCGACCAGCTCGTGGTCTGGAACTCGTTCCTGTCCGGCCAGAGCGATGCGGCCGGCCTGACGAAGGGCCTGCAGCAGATCACGGACAAGGTGCGCAACGACAGCTCCGTCAAGAAGATCCCGGTCAACAAGTGA
- a CDS encoding carbohydrate ABC transporter permease — MTTTTADRAEFVADSRVPGKGSREGRGVATTAHVALILWSLLVILPLVWTVLSSFKSTQEVLGNPLSLPGKLRFSNYAHAWTTAGIGRYFTNTVIVVGCALVLVMILGAMCAYVLARFTFRGNRLIYYSMLAGLTFPVFLAIVPLFFVLKNLSLLNTLPGLIITYVAFALPFTVFFLHSFFKALPGEIYEAAQIDGAGEWRTFFSVMLPMARPGMASVAIFNFLGLWNQFLLPVALNTDSRNYVLSQGMASFASQAGYAVDFGALFAAVVITVAPVLVVYIIFQRQLQVSVTAGGVK, encoded by the coding sequence ATGACAACAACTACCGCCGACCGGGCCGAATTCGTCGCCGACTCGCGCGTGCCCGGCAAGGGATCGCGGGAGGGCAGAGGCGTCGCGACCACCGCCCACGTGGCGCTGATCCTGTGGTCGCTGCTGGTGATCCTGCCGCTGGTGTGGACAGTGCTGTCCTCGTTCAAGTCGACGCAGGAGGTGCTGGGCAACCCGCTGTCGTTGCCGGGCAAGCTGCGGTTCAGCAACTACGCCCACGCTTGGACGACGGCCGGTATCGGCCGCTACTTCACCAACACGGTGATCGTCGTCGGCTGCGCTCTCGTGCTGGTGATGATCCTCGGCGCCATGTGCGCGTACGTACTGGCCAGGTTCACGTTCCGCGGCAACCGGCTGATCTACTACAGCATGCTGGCCGGTCTGACGTTCCCGGTCTTCCTGGCGATCGTGCCGCTGTTCTTCGTGCTGAAGAACCTGTCGCTGCTGAACACGCTGCCAGGGTTGATCATCACGTACGTCGCGTTCGCGCTGCCGTTCACCGTCTTCTTCCTGCACAGCTTCTTCAAGGCGCTGCCGGGCGAGATCTACGAGGCGGCGCAGATCGACGGCGCCGGCGAGTGGCGCACGTTCTTCTCGGTGATGTTGCCGATGGCCCGGCCCGGGATGGCGTCGGTCGCCATCTTCAACTTCCTCGGGTTGTGGAACCAGTTCCTGCTCCCCGTCGCCCTGAACACCGACTCGAGGAACTACGTGCTCTCGCAGGGCATGGCGTCGTTCGCCTCGCAGGCGGGCTATGCGGTGGACTTCGGCGCTCTGTTCGCTGCCGTGGTGATCACGGTCGCGCCGGTGCTGGTCGTCTACATCATCTTCCAGCGTCAACTCCAGGTCTCCGTCACCGCCGGAGGCGTGAAGTAG
- a CDS encoding iron-siderophore ABC transporter substrate-binding protein, protein MRSILRPLALLVALPMLVLTACGGTDQKDVAATPQTTSEAGAFPVTIKNKYGDTVIKAAPKRIVLVGLVEQDALLALGITPVATTEWFGDKPGALFPWAKAKLGNGAVPQVLSDKDGLQFEKIAALQPDLIIGLYAGITADDYQKLTAIAPTVAQLPGAPDYGVSWQDLTRTVGKAVGKPKQADDLVNGVEDRFAKVRAEHPEFKGKTALMTSAYQGYFIYGRQDPRSRLLTDLGFSWPTDVDKAIGDKFGASISGEKVSLLDVGALIWFPEKGGLAKLKNDALLKNLAVSKQGRQIYIEENYDDPLYGAVSFVSVLSLPIVLDTLVPKLTAALDGNPATS, encoded by the coding sequence ATGCGTTCCATCCTCCGGCCGCTCGCGCTGCTGGTCGCCCTGCCGATGCTGGTCCTGACCGCCTGTGGCGGGACCGACCAGAAAGACGTCGCCGCGACGCCCCAGACGACCTCCGAAGCCGGCGCCTTCCCGGTGACGATCAAGAACAAGTACGGCGACACCGTCATCAAGGCGGCGCCGAAACGGATCGTGCTGGTCGGCCTCGTCGAGCAGGACGCGCTGCTGGCGCTCGGGATCACGCCGGTCGCCACCACCGAGTGGTTCGGCGACAAGCCCGGCGCCCTGTTCCCGTGGGCGAAGGCGAAGCTCGGCAACGGCGCGGTACCGCAGGTGCTGAGCGACAAGGACGGTCTGCAGTTCGAGAAGATCGCCGCACTGCAGCCGGACCTCATCATCGGCCTGTACGCCGGCATCACGGCCGACGATTACCAGAAGCTCACCGCGATCGCGCCGACCGTGGCGCAGCTCCCCGGTGCGCCGGACTACGGGGTCAGCTGGCAGGACCTCACCCGGACGGTCGGCAAGGCCGTCGGGAAGCCGAAGCAGGCCGACGACCTGGTCAACGGGGTCGAGGACCGCTTCGCCAAGGTGCGGGCCGAACACCCGGAGTTCAAGGGGAAGACGGCGCTGATGACCTCGGCGTACCAGGGCTACTTCATCTACGGTCGCCAGGATCCGCGATCGCGGCTGCTGACCGACCTCGGCTTCAGTTGGCCGACCGATGTGGACAAGGCGATCGGCGACAAGTTCGGCGCCAGCATCAGCGGCGAGAAGGTGTCGCTGCTCGATGTCGGCGCGCTGATCTGGTTCCCGGAGAAGGGCGGCCTGGCGAAGCTGAAGAACGACGCGCTGCTGAAGAACCTGGCCGTCAGCAAGCAGGGCCGCCAGATCTACATCGAGGAGAACTACGACGACCCCCTGTACGGCGCCGTCAGCTTCGTCTCGGTCCTCAGCCTCCCGATCGTCCTCGACACCCTGGTCCCGAAGTTGACCGCCGCGCTCGACGGCAACCCAGCCACCAGCTAA
- a CDS encoding carbohydrate ABC transporter permease, protein MTPEVVPDGGPQRSAVRRRRPLTFDRISFMVVFLGLPLAVFVIFVVSPFVQALWYSLTDWSGFSSKMNFVGFDNYVRLFHDDIFLKAVRNNVELAVVVPIVTIVLALTLATLVTIGGSGTGTVRGLRNSGFYRIVSFFPYVIPAIVIGLIWAQVFTPSTGILDALLSKVGLKGFADYAWLGDARTAMPASMFVMIWGFVGFYMVLFIAAIRGIDPEVFEAARIDGAGRFRTAVSLTLPLIRDNVQTAYVYLGIAALDAFVYMQALNPGGGPQNSTLVMPQQLFTTAFAKGQFGYSTAMGVILAAVTMLFALLVFSVNWLTGGRDRKVRR, encoded by the coding sequence ATGACGCCAGAGGTAGTGCCGGACGGCGGACCCCAGCGGTCCGCCGTCCGGCGGCGCCGGCCACTGACCTTCGACCGGATCAGCTTCATGGTCGTCTTTCTCGGCCTGCCGCTGGCGGTCTTCGTGATCTTCGTGGTCTCGCCGTTCGTGCAGGCGCTGTGGTACTCGCTGACCGACTGGTCCGGGTTCAGCTCGAAGATGAACTTCGTCGGCTTCGACAACTACGTCAGGCTGTTCCACGACGACATCTTCCTGAAGGCCGTGCGCAACAACGTCGAGCTGGCGGTCGTCGTGCCGATCGTGACGATCGTGCTGGCACTGACCCTGGCCACGCTGGTGACGATCGGCGGCTCGGGCACCGGGACCGTTCGCGGACTGCGCAACTCCGGCTTCTACCGGATCGTCTCGTTCTTCCCGTACGTGATCCCCGCGATCGTGATCGGCCTGATCTGGGCGCAGGTGTTCACCCCGAGTACGGGCATCCTGGACGCGTTGCTCTCGAAGGTCGGGCTGAAGGGATTCGCGGACTACGCGTGGCTCGGTGACGCCCGGACCGCGATGCCGGCCTCGATGTTCGTGATGATCTGGGGCTTCGTCGGCTTCTACATGGTGCTGTTCATCGCCGCCATCCGGGGCATCGACCCCGAGGTGTTCGAGGCGGCCCGGATCGACGGCGCCGGCCGGTTCCGGACAGCGGTGTCACTGACGCTGCCGCTGATCCGCGACAACGTGCAGACGGCGTACGTTTATCTGGGCATCGCCGCCCTCGACGCCTTCGTCTACATGCAGGCGCTCAACCCGGGCGGTGGCCCGCAGAACTCGACCCTCGTCATGCCCCAGCAACTGTTCACCACGGCCTTCGCCAAGGGCCAGTTCGGTTACTCGACGGCGATGGGCGTGATCCTGGCCGCGGTGACCATGCTGTTCGCGCTGCTGGTCTTCTCCGTGAACTGGCTGACCGGCGGACGTGACCGGAAGGTACGCCGATGA
- a CDS encoding D-alanyl-D-alanine carboxypeptidase family protein produces MRVLLTACVTTALVVSGPLAAGAVGRARESPVGGAQLTTEPTVVAQGATPPAVHASAFLIADLDTGAVLAAKAPHAKLRPASTLKTLTALVLLPRLTKTDQVVGTDQDAGIEGSKVGVYPGCRYTVDLLFQGMFLASGNDAVHALATHDQGGVPATIDRMNKLASQIGALDTHVTDPTGLDADGQLSSAYDLALFARAGLEREDFARYASTKYTNFPLVKKPGTYQVANQNHLLFTYDGALGVKTGYTTLARNTFIGAARRGGHRIVVTMMNSPHGITEEASNLLDWAFKNYTVLTPVGTLIKPVTTESKTGGGPNVSKKSSTRTPLPKRSRTILEHGQAVQSLAFRVPVWFYAAPPMLLLPLFLRRPRALKAQARRLKARRH; encoded by the coding sequence ATGCGTGTCCTCCTGACGGCCTGCGTGACCACTGCACTGGTGGTCTCAGGTCCGCTGGCTGCGGGCGCCGTCGGGCGGGCTCGGGAGAGTCCGGTCGGGGGTGCGCAGCTGACTACGGAGCCGACGGTTGTCGCACAAGGAGCGACGCCGCCGGCGGTGCACGCGTCTGCCTTCTTGATTGCCGACCTGGACACCGGTGCGGTGCTGGCGGCCAAGGCGCCGCATGCGAAGCTGCGGCCGGCGAGCACGCTCAAGACGCTCACCGCGCTGGTCCTGCTCCCCCGGCTCACCAAGACCGATCAGGTGGTCGGCACGGACCAGGACGCGGGGATCGAGGGCAGCAAGGTCGGGGTGTACCCCGGCTGCCGGTACACGGTCGACCTGCTGTTCCAGGGCATGTTCCTGGCCTCCGGGAACGACGCGGTGCACGCCTTGGCGACGCACGACCAGGGCGGAGTCCCGGCGACGATCGACCGGATGAACAAGCTGGCCTCCCAGATCGGCGCGCTCGACACGCATGTGACGGACCCGACCGGCCTGGACGCGGACGGGCAGCTCTCGTCGGCGTACGACCTGGCTCTGTTCGCCCGGGCGGGCCTGGAGCGGGAGGACTTCGCCCGGTACGCGTCGACGAAGTACACGAACTTCCCGCTGGTCAAGAAGCCGGGCACCTACCAGGTCGCGAACCAGAATCATCTGCTGTTCACCTACGACGGTGCGCTCGGGGTGAAGACCGGCTACACGACGCTGGCCCGCAACACGTTCATCGGTGCGGCCCGGCGTGGCGGTCACCGGATCGTGGTGACGATGATGAACTCACCGCACGGCATCACCGAGGAGGCGTCGAACCTGCTCGACTGGGCCTTCAAGAACTACACCGTGCTCACTCCGGTCGGCACCCTGATCAAGCCGGTCACCACGGAGTCGAAGACGGGCGGCGGGCCGAACGTGTCGAAGAAGTCGTCGACCCGTACGCCGCTCCCCAAGCGCAGCCGGACAATCCTGGAGCACGGCCAGGCAGTCCAGTCTCTCGCGTTCCGCGTGCCCGTCTGGTTCTACGCGGCACCCCCGATGCTCCTGCTGCCGCTCTTCCTCCGCCGCCCCCGCGCCCTCAAAGCCCAGGCCCGCCGCCTCAAAGCCCGCCGCCACTAG
- the ngcE gene encoding N-acetylglucosamine/diacetylchitobiose ABC transporter substrate-binding protein: protein MLRRRTVLQAALVAALAAGCSSEKPVAGPVRSAGNPFGVDETKPLELVVAEDWGGYGAAAYRKKYAKAVVTSTPTKQLKDLLESRFAAGSPPDVVLNVGPKALPTGHLVAENQLENLEELLKAPSWSDENATIQDAFLPGLLDAGRYDGTLRALNYIATVYGFWYSALLFQQKNWDVPTTWPELLALGTEMKAAGVGPFAYAGVHPYYVFEAVLTLAAKTGGHDVVKRIDNLEDGAWKDESVTRAITAFGELARRGLLAKGTTELDHLASQTLLMKSKAGLLPCGNWLENEMKPVIPANFGLSVFGIPPLDTSAALPRGLHVAPTAPFVVPVKAKNPEGGFDYLRAMLSEEVAAQVTAESNQLTVVRGAADGLEIGTALRSARDLLTAAGDQVITWYFADWYPELGRTAGEATGQFLAGGIRADEWTARIQAAADKVKQDHGVTKYHRD, encoded by the coding sequence GTGCTCAGACGCCGAACCGTGTTGCAAGCAGCCTTGGTGGCTGCCCTGGCGGCCGGGTGTTCTTCGGAGAAGCCCGTGGCGGGGCCGGTGCGGTCCGCCGGAAATCCGTTCGGGGTCGACGAGACGAAGCCGCTCGAACTGGTGGTCGCGGAGGACTGGGGTGGCTACGGCGCCGCGGCGTACCGGAAGAAGTATGCGAAGGCGGTGGTGACGAGTACGCCGACCAAGCAACTGAAGGACCTGCTGGAATCCCGGTTCGCCGCGGGGAGTCCGCCAGATGTTGTGTTGAACGTCGGCCCGAAGGCGCTGCCGACCGGTCACCTGGTCGCGGAGAACCAGCTCGAGAACCTCGAGGAGTTGCTGAAGGCACCTTCCTGGAGCGACGAGAACGCGACGATTCAGGACGCCTTCCTGCCAGGCCTGCTCGACGCCGGCCGGTACGACGGGACGTTGCGCGCCCTCAACTACATCGCGACCGTCTACGGCTTCTGGTACTCGGCCCTGCTGTTCCAGCAGAAGAACTGGGACGTCCCCACGACCTGGCCCGAACTGCTTGCCCTGGGCACCGAGATGAAAGCGGCCGGCGTCGGCCCGTTCGCCTACGCGGGCGTCCATCCGTACTACGTGTTCGAGGCGGTCCTCACCCTCGCGGCCAAGACCGGCGGCCACGACGTCGTCAAGCGGATCGACAACCTCGAGGACGGCGCCTGGAAGGACGAGAGCGTCACCCGGGCGATCACCGCGTTCGGCGAGCTGGCCCGGCGCGGCCTGCTCGCGAAGGGCACCACCGAGCTGGATCACCTCGCTTCCCAGACGCTGTTGATGAAGTCGAAGGCCGGCCTGCTGCCGTGCGGGAACTGGCTGGAGAACGAGATGAAGCCGGTGATCCCGGCCAACTTCGGGCTGAGCGTGTTCGGGATCCCGCCGCTGGACACCTCGGCGGCCCTGCCGCGCGGCCTGCACGTTGCACCCACCGCGCCGTTCGTCGTACCGGTGAAGGCCAAGAACCCCGAGGGTGGTTTCGACTACCTCCGGGCGATGCTGTCCGAGGAGGTCGCCGCGCAGGTGACCGCGGAGAGCAACCAGTTGACCGTAGTACGAGGTGCTGCTGACGGGCTGGAGATCGGTACGGCGCTCCGCTCCGCGCGGGATCTGCTCACCGCCGCGGGGGATCAGGTCATCACCTGGTACTTCGCCGACTGGTACCCCGAACTCGGCAGGACGGCCGGGGAGGCAACCGGGCAATTCCTTGCCGGCGGCATCCGGGCGGACGAGTGGACGGCGCGGATCCAGGCCGCGGCGGACAAGGTGAAACAGGACCACGGGGTGACCAAGTACCACCGGGACTGA
- the trpS gene encoding tryptophan--tRNA ligase, translated as MSAAVPDDTPATEAPARRPRVLSGIQPTADSFHFGNYLGAVRQWVALQDDHDAFYCVVDLHAITVEYDPKVLRQRTRRSVAQLLAAGIDPERSTLFVQSQVPEHSQLSWVLGCITGFGEASRMTQFKDKSAKGGADRATVGLFTYPILQAADILVYQADRVPVGEDQRQHLELTRDLAQRFNHRFGKTFRIPEPYIVKETAKIADLQDPTSKMSKSSSSPAGIIDLLDDPKVSAKKIRSAVTDSGRDVVFDPENKAGVANLLTIYSALSGRKISELEDEYAGRGYGDFKKDLADVVVEFVTPFREKTLGYLDDPAQLDAILTAGAERARAVTEPTLERVYDRLGFVPFAGGASRPGR; from the coding sequence ATGTCAGCAGCCGTCCCCGACGACACCCCTGCGACGGAAGCGCCGGCCCGCCGCCCGCGCGTTCTGTCCGGAATCCAGCCGACCGCCGATTCCTTCCATTTCGGCAACTACCTCGGCGCGGTCCGCCAGTGGGTAGCGCTGCAGGACGACCACGACGCGTTCTACTGCGTGGTGGACCTGCACGCGATCACCGTCGAGTACGACCCGAAGGTTCTGCGGCAGCGCACCCGCAGGTCCGTCGCGCAACTGCTGGCCGCCGGGATCGATCCCGAGCGCTCCACCCTGTTCGTCCAGTCCCAGGTGCCCGAGCACTCGCAGTTGAGCTGGGTGCTGGGCTGCATCACCGGGTTCGGTGAGGCCAGCCGGATGACCCAGTTCAAGGACAAGTCCGCCAAGGGCGGCGCCGACCGGGCCACGGTCGGCCTGTTCACGTACCCGATCCTGCAGGCCGCGGACATCCTCGTCTACCAGGCCGACCGCGTCCCGGTCGGTGAGGACCAGCGCCAGCACCTGGAGCTGACCCGGGACCTGGCCCAGCGGTTCAACCACCGCTTCGGCAAGACGTTCCGGATCCCCGAGCCGTACATCGTCAAGGAGACGGCGAAGATCGCCGACCTGCAGGACCCGACGTCGAAGATGAGCAAGTCGTCCTCGTCGCCGGCCGGCATCATCGACCTGCTGGACGACCCGAAGGTCAGCGCGAAGAAGATCCGCAGCGCGGTCACCGACTCCGGCCGCGACGTCGTGTTCGACCCGGAGAACAAGGCCGGCGTGGCGAACCTGCTGACCATCTACTCCGCGCTCAGTGGCCGCAAGATCAGCGAGCTCGAGGACGAGTACGCCGGGCGCGGCTACGGCGACTTCAAGAAGGACCTGGCCGACGTGGTGGTCGAGTTCGTCACCCCGTTCCGGGAGAAGACGCTCGGCTACCTCGACGACCCCGCGCAGCTCGACGCGATCCTGACCGCCGGGGCCGAGCGCGCCCGCGCGGTGACGGAGCCGACCCTGGAGCGGGTCTACGACCGGCTCGGCTTCGTCCCGTTCGCCGGTGGCGCCTCCCGGCCGGGCCGGTAG
- a CDS encoding YihY/virulence factor BrkB family protein, with translation MGIKQRAKAVWARFSRTQLWRAWKRYGDRRGNRLAGATSFFAFLSMFPLIVLAAAVTGRLLNKSAVSNLKDALKTNLPGIGDQIDLDSLINNAGTIGLISGVSLLLTGLGWIDSLRASIRSMHELDDQPGNAIKLKGVDLGALIGLGLIGLVATGASSVLTGLSKKIIDWTGLEGTWFANWGLDVISIVVGIGAGALLFLYLQTALPRIILPRKVAMIAAVAGGILFYLAQKLGNGYVKNVIGNNAAYGTLALPLALLVWIYLMTRVIMLIAAWTKEATLDYRWHTGEAEEAARAAMPFERESSVPEWRRTDGFEPEDDGYLPGPPGKKFKVVPIPEKKADTVAVAAGAVLGATATALAVQLARAARSVRR, from the coding sequence ATGGGCATCAAGCAACGAGCCAAGGCGGTCTGGGCACGCTTCAGCCGCACGCAGCTGTGGCGGGCCTGGAAGCGGTACGGCGACCGGCGCGGCAACCGGCTCGCGGGCGCGACCAGCTTCTTCGCCTTCCTGTCGATGTTCCCGCTGATCGTGCTGGCGGCGGCCGTCACCGGCCGGCTGCTGAACAAGTCCGCGGTCAGCAATCTCAAGGACGCGCTGAAGACGAACCTGCCCGGCATCGGTGACCAGATCGACCTGGACTCGCTGATCAACAACGCGGGCACGATCGGCCTGATCTCGGGTGTCTCGCTGTTGCTCACCGGCCTGGGCTGGATCGACTCGCTCCGGGCCTCGATCCGCTCGATGCACGAACTCGACGACCAGCCCGGGAACGCGATCAAGCTCAAGGGCGTGGATCTCGGGGCGCTGATCGGGCTCGGCCTGATCGGCCTGGTCGCGACCGGTGCCTCGTCGGTGCTGACCGGGCTGTCGAAGAAGATCATCGACTGGACCGGCCTGGAAGGGACCTGGTTCGCGAACTGGGGTCTCGACGTGATCAGCATCGTCGTCGGGATCGGCGCGGGCGCGCTGCTCTTCCTGTATCTGCAGACCGCGCTGCCGCGGATCATCCTGCCGCGCAAGGTCGCGATGATCGCCGCTGTCGCCGGTGGGATCCTGTTCTACCTGGCGCAGAAGCTGGGCAACGGGTACGTCAAGAACGTGATCGGCAACAACGCGGCGTACGGGACGCTGGCTCTGCCGCTGGCGCTGCTGGTGTGGATCTACCTGATGACACGGGTGATCATGCTGATCGCTGCGTGGACCAAGGAAGCCACGCTGGACTACCGGTGGCACACGGGCGAGGCCGAGGAAGCGGCGAGGGCGGCGATGCCGTTCGAGCGCGAATCGTCGGTGCCGGAGTGGCGGCGTACGGATGGCTTCGAGCCTGAGGACGACGGGTATCTGCCGGGGCCGCCCGGGAAGAAGTTCAAGGTGGTCCCGATCCCGGAGAAGAAGGCCGACACGGTCGCAGTCGCGGCCGGTGCGGTGCTGGGAGCCACTGCGACGGCCTTGGCAGTGCAGTTGGCCAGAGCGGCACGCTCAGTGCGCCGCTGA
- a CDS encoding 2'-5' RNA ligase family protein, whose translation MATIGVAIPIVEPYGTELQKYRAEFGDPMASSIPTHVTLLPPTEVADADLAEIDDHLLEVAARFPSFRIRLRGTATFRPISPVVFVPLVEGISSCELLQSQVRSGPLAVDLRFPYHPHVTVAHDLDKDALDRAYDALSAYDCAFDVTEFGRYEHGADGVWRPQRGFPLAG comes from the coding sequence ATGGCGACAATCGGGGTCGCGATCCCGATCGTGGAACCCTACGGCACGGAACTGCAGAAGTACCGGGCCGAGTTCGGCGATCCGATGGCCTCGTCGATCCCGACCCACGTGACGCTGCTGCCGCCGACCGAGGTGGCCGACGCCGACCTGGCCGAGATCGACGACCACCTGCTCGAGGTGGCGGCCCGGTTCCCGAGTTTCCGGATCCGGCTCCGCGGTACGGCGACCTTCCGGCCGATCTCGCCGGTGGTGTTCGTCCCACTGGTCGAGGGGATCTCGTCCTGCGAGCTGCTCCAGTCGCAGGTGCGCTCGGGGCCGCTCGCGGTCGACCTGCGCTTCCCGTACCACCCGCACGTCACGGTGGCCCACGACCTGGACAAGGACGCCCTGGATCGCGCGTACGACGCGCTGTCGGCGTACGACTGTGCCTTCGACGTCACCGAGTTCGGCCGGTACGAACACGGGGCCGACGGCGTGTGGCGGCCACAACGCGGGTTCCCGCTGGCAGGCTGA